Part of the Candidatus Atribacteria bacterium ADurb.Bin276 genome, ACCGGAACTATGGGGATTAGGTCAAGCTCTTTGGATGGTTCAGGGACAACCAATAATTGAAAAAGAGCAAAGTTTAAACGAAGAGACTCTATCCTCAATTCAAAAGCTAATCGGTGCCGTTGTTGAAACTGATATCGAAAAAAAACTATTTAACAAAATTATGACTCAATTTTTGGATATATACACCGAAAAACGCAGAGATTTTAGAAAAGATTCTAAGATTATTAGTATCAAAGAACGAATCAAAGCCTTGGAAAAGGAAAAAGACGAGATTGACCAGAAAAGAATAGATAAAGAAAATTTAATACGGGACATTGAAGACAAAGAAATCCTTCTTCAAAAAAAGAAACCCGGGCTGGCAGCAGCCTTGCAAGAAAAAGATGAATTAAAAAGTAAAATAAACTTAGCCTATGAACATCGTTTAAACCGTGAAAAATTAAAGGAGGAAGTAAAAAGAATATCTTCTGATTATAAAAATTTAGCCGAGCAAATCGGTGAAATACATAAAAATGAAAATGATATTAAAAAAATAGAGTCTAATAGTGAAAAATTAAACCAGGAGAAAAAGCAGAAGGAGGAAGATTTAAAAAAGTTAGTAAAAGAAATCGATGCTTATAACCAAAATTTAGATGAAACAATTGAGTTTTTTGAGAAAAAGGAAACCGAACATCGTTATGCCCTAACCGCCCATACCGCAATTCAGGAGGAAATAGAATTAAAAGAAAAAGAAGAGCGGCTTAAAAAAGTAAACGACTTAGAGCAAGAGAAACTGGAAAAAAGGAAAAAATTAGAATCGCTCCAAGCCCCATCACAAAAAGATTTAAATATAATTGAAGACTATCATCGGAAAATCCATGATACGCAAACCAAATTAGATGCGCTTGGATTAAAAATCAAGGCAATTGCTCAAACTGATATTTCTGGAACAATCCATTTAGATGATAAAAGGGTTGAATTCGAAATAAAAAAGGGAAAGAAAAAGGATTGGATCTCTCATGAAGTAGCAAGAATCTCGATTGATAAAGTCGGAGAAATTGAAATCAAGAGTGGGAGCGAAGATGTCAAGGAAATGAAAAAAGAATTAGAAGAATTTGAGTTTGAGTTTGAAAAACTAACCGCCCCTTATGAAACCAAATTGATAGATGAATTGAGAGATCGTTTCCACCAAAAAAATGAATTGGAAAATCATATTAAAAGACTTGAAAATGAAATAAAAGGACAAACCAAAAATGGAAAAGAAATTTTAATTGGAGAGATTGCCGAACTCAAAAAGAGAATTGAGTCCGACTGGAGTAAAATACCAGAGAATTTTTGTTTAAGAAAATATGCTGGAAATGAAGATAAGATTCAAGCTAAAGAAATATCTGCTAAAAAAATCAATGAATTAGAAAAAGAGCTTGAAGGATACAAAGACAAAGAAAAAAATCTTAAAAAAGAATTGGGCGAGTTGAATAATAAAAAAGATGCAGTCCAAAGTAAAATTCGAGATTTTGAAAAAATCCTTCATGGAAATAATGAACGAAAGATTGTTTTACAAAACAGTTTAGAAAACCTTCAGAAGGATGGTTTTACTCAGAAAGAAAGGGAAGAAAAGCTAAATGATATTTCGATAGAGTTGGATCGAAAAGAAAGAGCTCTTCAAAAATACACCGAAGATATTGAAGAGATGGAAAATCAGCCGGAAAAAGCCTTTGCTGAATGCGAAAATAAGATTAGAAGATTAGATCAAGATATTCACCAATTAGAAAAAGACCTTGCCGAGAAAAATGGAAAACTCAATTCCATGCTGGTTTCTTTTAAAGATACCAACCGAATCGAGGAAGAATTGTTTTTTCTCAAAGAAGAAGAGAAGCGCCTGGAAGTCGAAGCATCAGCGCTTGAATTATTGTATGTTTTAATAAAATATTATA contains:
- the smc_2 gene encoding Chromosome partition protein Smc; this encodes MVQGQPIIEKEQSLNEETLSSIQKLIGAVVETDIEKKLFNKIMTQFLDIYTEKRRDFRKDSKIISIKERIKALEKEKDEIDQKRIDKENLIRDIEDKEILLQKKKPGLAAALQEKDELKSKINLAYEHRLNREKLKEEVKRISSDYKNLAEQIGEIHKNENDIKKIESNSEKLNQEKKQKEEDLKKLVKEIDAYNQNLDETIEFFEKKETEHRYALTAHTAIQEEIELKEKEERLKKVNDLEQEKLEKRKKLESLQAPSQKDLNIIEDYHRKIHDTQTKLDALGLKIKAIAQTDISGTIHLDDKRVEFEIKKGKKKDWISHEVARISIDKVGEIEIKSGSEDVKEMKKELEEFEFEFEKLTAPYETKLIDELRDRFHQKNELENHIKRLENEIKGQTKNGKEILIGEIAELKKRIESDWSKIPENFCLRKYAGNEDKIQAKEISAKKINELEKELEGYKDKEKNLKKELGELNNKKDAVQSKIRDFEKILHGNNERKIVLQNSLENLQKDGFTQKEREEKLNDISIELDRKERALQKYTEDIEEMENQPEKAFAECENKIRRLDQDIHQLEKDLAEKNGKLNSMLVSFKDTNRIEEELFFLKEEEKRLEVEASALELLYVLIKYYRTKSVESLSDPVKKMVNEDLKRLLGIKYAVHLDEGIKPISVTSSSWGTVIPIENLSFGTEEQIWYLFRLALGRLLSHEERQLVVLDDPLANTDASRLHRALQILEDAANQLQIIVVTCDVDKYNWLSNANYITMEK